Proteins from a genomic interval of Garra rufa chromosome 4, GarRuf1.0, whole genome shotgun sequence:
- the nrip2 gene encoding nuclear receptor-interacting protein 2, with protein sequence MSEGKKELEMRDKAIMHQQRRLKQATQFTHKDSADLLPLDGLKRLGTSKDLVSGSFVXRRLLEGNIPRLRGEARDVPSLVRSPLAESKEGGEPEERSESTVDDSTEERESPEESEKSLRSDEDEDDEDEGDSSDAGGKTESKQKNKMEEDTKKGLKEGERASTLSALVVQCKCGDAEVMLSINTGCQHNHISKTCCRRLGLKTNLEDKPHDKLPLSDSTVETVKSLHLQLGRERVQCTAQVIEVATFDVCLGLQTLLELKCCVDLNSRVLRLHSTEQELPFLDPPACSQCHHHDNNKNM encoded by the exons ATGAGTGAGGGCAAGAAGGAGTTAGAGATGAGGGACAAAGCCATTATGCACCAGCAGAGGAGACTGAAACAGGCCACCCAGTTCACGCACAAGGACTCCGCGGATCTTCTGCCTCTGGATGGGCTGAAGAGGTTGGGAACCTCTAAAGATCTGGTGAGTGGCTCTTTTGT NNNNCGCCGTCTCCTGGAGGGCAACATTCCACGTTTGCGTGGAGAGGCCCGGGACGTCCCATCTCTTGTTCGCTCACCCCTGGCAGAGAGCAAAGAGGGCGGAGAGCCAGAGGAGAGGAGCGAGAGCACAGTGGATGACTCCACAGAGGAGAGGGAGTCTCCAGAAGAGAGCGAGAAGAGCCTAAGGTCGGATGAGGACgaggatgatgaagatgaaggaGACAGCAGCGATGCAGGTGGAAAGACAGAGTccaaacagaaaaataaaatggaaGAGGACACGAAGAAAGGCCTCAAAGAGGGCGAGAGAGCATCCACCCTCTCAGCTCTAGTGGTCCAGTGTAAG TGTGGAGATGCAGAGGTGATGTTATCCATAAACACAGGGTGCCAACACAACCACATCTCTAAAACATGCTGCAGACGACTGGG ATTGAAAACCAACCTAGAGGACAAACCTCATGACAAGCTGCCACTCAGTGATTCAACAGTGGAGACAGTGAAGTCCCTGCATCTGCAGCTGGGCAGAGAAAGAGTGCAATGCACTGCCCAGGTCATAG AGGTCGCCACATTTGATGTGTGTCTGGGTCTACAGACTCTTCTGGAACTTAAA TGCTGTGTGGATCTGAACTCCAGAGTGCTCCGACTCCACAGCACAGAGCAGGAGCTTCCCTTCCTGGATCCACCTGCTTGCAGCCAGTGCCATCACCatgacaacaacaaaaacatgtgA